Within Paenibacillus sabinae T27, the genomic segment TGTCCGCCCGCCTTCTGTACTTCCGCAATTGCATGCAGAGCGACCGTTGTCTTACCGGAAGATTCCGGCCCGTAAACTTCTATAATACGGCCTTTAGGGAGACCGCCAATTCCCAAAGCAATATCTAAAGCCAATGATCCGCTGGGTACGATCTCAACCTGCATATGGGTGGATTCGCCCAGTTTCATGATGGAACCTTTACCGAATTGTTTCTCTATTTGACGAAGCGCCATTTCAAGCGCCGCACGACGATCTGACAATCAGATCACATCCTTTTCACGGTTTATAATAGCAACAAAATATAACTAAAGTGAGCATTCATCTGGTCCAGCAAGAAAAGCAACAGCTGTTCTCATATTTACATTGTACCTTGTTTTGGAGCGTTTGCCAAGCATTTTTTCGAACATACATTCGTTTTTTCAACCAGCTCAAGCCTGATGCCCATTTATTTCCATAGACTCCTCCTCTCAAAGTTACTACCGGTTACAGGTCAGGACATAAAACTTTTACCCTTAACAAAAAACAAAAAACCGCGGCAAAGAGAATTCAATGCCACGGTTCTTCCGTATGCCAACATTATATAAAAATTAAGTCCGTCTTACAAGCCCGCGCCTTCAGGCGGGGCCTCGATATTCCGTTCCACAAGTCTGCGCCACAGCCGATATAAGATCGCTTTAACCGAACGAATCCGGATATTCTCACGGTTGCCCTTCAGCTTCAGTTCGAACACTTCCGTCTTCCCGTTTCTCTCCGCAAGCCCGATATAGACCAGGCCTGCCGGTTTGCGTTCCGAATCACCCGGACCCGCTACACCGGTAATCGACAGGCCGAAGTCCGTGTCGGCGGTCAGTCTGACCTGCTCCGCCAGAACTTCAGCCACCTCGCGGCTGACTGCGCCCGGAGCGTCCGGTCCTTCCAGATACTCCTTCGGAACATTGAGCAGCTTCTGCTTCATCTCGTTAGAGTAGCATACAATGCCTCCCATAAACATTGAGGAGCTGCCGGGGATGCCCGTAATGCTCCCCATCAGAAGCCCTCCGGTACAACTCTCGGCGCAGCTAACGGTCAGTCCCGCATCAGCCATCCAGTCAACGATGATTTTTTCCAGTGGAACATCGACACTGGCATACAAATGCTCGGGAAGAATACTCCGGATCTGCTCCTCCAGCGCGTCCAGCTTCAGCATCGCTTCGCTATAGGAAGGAGCTTTTGTGGAAATCCGCACCGTAACCTCTCCCTCTTTTGCGTAAGGAGCGATTGTCGGATCATTTTGACCATGAATAAGATCGATTAGCTTGTCTTCAAGCAGGGATTCTCCGATGCCGGCGAATTTGAGCATTTTGGAATACAGGGTCATTTCATCCGTGAGCGCATGCTGCTGCAGCCAAGGCTTGGCTTTGTCCGTGAACATCGGTTTCATTTCTCTTGGAGGTCCCGGGAGAACGACATAATATTTGCCCTCATGACTGATGGCGAGGCCTACGGCCAGTCCCGTTTCATTCGGCAGCGGCGTCGAATCGTCAATCACCAGCGCCTGCTTGCGGTTATTCTCGGTCATCGGGACGCCACGGTCGCTGAAGAACCGGTCTACATGATCCATCGCCATCTGGTCGATATGCAGCCCCCGCCCAAGCGTTGCGGCCAGCGCTTCCTTCGTCAAGTCATCCTCCGTCGGTCCGATTCCTCCCGTGAACAGGATCAGATCGGCGCGGCCCTTGGCGATCTCGATCGCCTCCTGCAGCCGGATGCTGTTATCGCCGACTACCGTCTGAAAATAAACGTCGATTCCTAGAGCGGCAAGTTCGATGGACAAAAACTGGGCGTTGCTGTTTACAATTTGCCCGAGCAGCAGCTCGGTGCCGACCGCAATAATCTCTGCTTTCATTATTGGATTCCCTCCTGATATATGGCTCTGCCGGCTTCAGACTAAAAAAGGGCAATAGGTTATGAATGCCTACTGCCCCGCTGAAGTTGACTGATATGTGATGGATCTTGATAGGATGGTTAGGCGTTATGCGCGTGACAGCAGTTCCTTATTCTTCACAAAATAATCGATTCCCGAGTAAATGGTAATCAGCGCGGCCGCCCAAATGGCAATATCGTCAAAGGGAATGCCGACAAACTGGAACGGAAAATTGTTAAGCAGCAGCAGGGAAATCGCTACGATCTGCACAACCGTCTTGATCTTCCCCCATTTACTTGCCGCCACAACCTTGCCATCCAGCAGAGCTACCTGCCGAAGACCGGTCACCGCAAATTCACGGCTGATAATGATAACGGCGATCAGAGAATCACATCTTCCCAGCTCAACGAGCGAGATCAGAACAGCCGAGATCAGCAGCTTGTCCGCCAATGGATCCAGCAGCTTGCCGAGGTTGGTCACCATATTATATTTGCGGGCAATGTAGCCGTCGATCCCGTCCGTACTTGCCGCGAGAAGAAAGATAATCGCCGCGATCAGATGATTGACGGAAAGCTGGAAGGAGCCCCAATGCAGCGGTTCCGGGTAAAAGCTGAAATTGACAAGCAGGAACACCATCATAATCGGGATAAGGCATATTCGGGCAATCGTAATGCGGTTGGGCAAATTCACTGAAGTTCCTCCCCTGACAAATCGTATTCAAAAGCGTGGGTGATCCGGACCTTCGTGATTTCGCCTA encodes:
- the pgsA gene encoding CDP-diacylglycerol--glycerol-3-phosphate 3-phosphatidyltransferase translates to MNLPNRITIARICLIPIMMVFLLVNFSFYPEPLHWGSFQLSVNHLIAAIIFLLAASTDGIDGYIARKYNMVTNLGKLLDPLADKLLISAVLISLVELGRCDSLIAVIIISREFAVTGLRQVALLDGKVVAASKWGKIKTVVQIVAISLLLLNNFPFQFVGIPFDDIAIWAAALITIYSGIDYFVKNKELLSRA
- a CDS encoding competence/damage-inducible protein A, translated to MKAEIIAVGTELLLGQIVNSNAQFLSIELAALGIDVYFQTVVGDNSIRLQEAIEIAKGRADLILFTGGIGPTEDDLTKEALAATLGRGLHIDQMAMDHVDRFFSDRGVPMTENNRKQALVIDDSTPLPNETGLAVGLAISHEGKYYVVLPGPPREMKPMFTDKAKPWLQQHALTDEMTLYSKMLKFAGIGESLLEDKLIDLIHGQNDPTIAPYAKEGEVTVRISTKAPSYSEAMLKLDALEEQIRSILPEHLYASVDVPLEKIIVDWMADAGLTVSCAESCTGGLLMGSITGIPGSSSMFMGGIVCYSNEMKQKLLNVPKEYLEGPDAPGAVSREVAEVLAEQVRLTADTDFGLSITGVAGPGDSERKPAGLVYIGLAERNGKTEVFELKLKGNRENIRIRSVKAILYRLWRRLVERNIEAPPEGAGL